One genomic window of Punica granatum isolate Tunisia-2019 chromosome 1, ASM765513v2, whole genome shotgun sequence includes the following:
- the LOC116214624 gene encoding serine/threonine-protein kinase Aurora-3 — protein sequence MTSKREWSLGEFEIGKPLGRGKFGRVYLAREVKSKFIVALKLIYKAQIEKYQLHHQLRREMEIQTSLRHPNILRLYGWFHDNDRVFLILEYAHGGELYKKLKKQGYLTENQAATYIASLAQALAYCHEKHVIHRDIKPENLLLDHEGRLKIADFGWSVQSRSKRHTMCGTLDYLAPEMVEHKAHDYAVDNWTLGVLCYEFLYGVPPFEAESQSDTFRRIMKVDLNFPPVPQVSSEAKDLICQLLVRDPSKRLSLQKIMDHPWIIENANPKGICS from the exons ATGACATCGAAGCGAGAGTGGTCACTGGGAGAATTCGAGATCGGGAAGCCTCTGGGCAGAGGGAAGTTCGGTCGGGTCTACCTCGCCCGAGAAGTCAAG AGCAAATTCATTGTGGCGCTGAAGTTGATATACAAGGCACAGATAGAGAAGTATCAGCTTCATCATCAGTTGAGGAGAGAAATGGAGATTCAGACGAGTCTTAGGCACCCGAACATTCTACGCCTCTATGGTTGGTTTCATGATAATGACCGGGTTTTCTTGATACTTGAGTATGCTCATGGCGGCGAGCTGTACAAGAAGTTGAAGAAACAGGGTTATCTGACTGAGAATCAGGCTGCTACT TACATTGCCAGTCTTGCTCAAGCCTTGGCTTACTGTCACGAGAAGCATGTTATCCATCGGGACATTAAGCCGGAAAACTTGCTGCTTGATCATGAG GGTCGACTAAAGATAGCAGATTTTGGGTGGTCTGTGCAATCAAGAAGCAAACGGCACACCATGTGTGGAACTTTGGACTATTTGGCACCAGAAATGGTGGAGCATAAAGCTCACGATTACGCAGTCGATAACTGGACTTTGGGCGTCCTTTGCTACGAGTTCCTCTATGGTGTTCCTCCATTCGAGGCTGAAAGCCAGAGCGATACTTTTAGAAG GATTATGAAGGTTGATCTCAACTTCCCTCCGGTTCCTCAAGTTTCTTCTGAAGCAAAAGATCTTATTTGCCAG CTTTTAGTCAGGGACCCATCGAAGAGGCTCTCTCTTCAGAAGATAATGGACCACCCCTGGATTATCGAGAATGCAAATCCAAAGGGTATCTGTAGTTAG
- the LOC116214613 gene encoding F-box/FBD/LRR-repeat protein At5g56420-like, whose translation MTLPINFRLSDVCRKLPGVILIAKQPPIGQRPYASASRMEAAEGAKSNGLSSSGSGSMKKRKPTRPNFEADEPSSAGAGGPFKAVVQERSPSQSTDVHAGREDQLKYVEQDPESYARKKWRVEQNAGISLIELQDRPPQAQALQNISIPTGQSKEVCNELATSLQEYGSHDAQVTRLLIAERQRQLTQSYKARIRQLKDDLSLSRKDVTSIQSNMPEALVEKNSQIVAPKKQLARSASGPASLQEHGMVLTDQSNVADCSNQLCDLPDEVLLQILSFLPLKDAVRTSVLSKRWEQLWAFVPDLHFKNSDLSKRPLFLDFVGRACALRGESAVREVSLSCEVGGAVYRIKTLITSIVTRSVEDLSLFLPSPKRPYLLPSSIFMCATLERLLVQSHCFIKLHSSICLSKLKVLILSEVIFEDSDSVEKLFSLPLLEKLVVGNCYWRKLKSIRISAPKLQHLCINILPRGSFGRLVQINGACLKSFHYHGGPIDEYCISGDTRQLVKAKLLLYPGRGSREVAQGYKLLSVFSNVKELALSDTVVQDLPTGYELPLFSNMIKLKLGGINSSTINGVWALVRRSPRLQSLYFRQGVNYYPEIGRDELLHPLPSCFFTELKKISLVIFHGRYGRKQLFMVGIFLEKALALREMVIHVAEYCIGKENLLKDLNNISKGSKKCRISLQQLVV comes from the exons ATGACTCTCCCGATCAATTTtag ACTCTCAGACGTTTGCCGGAAGCTCCCCGGTGTGATCTTGATCGCGAAACAGCCGCCGATTGGGCAGCGACCCTACGCATCGGCTTCGCGGATGGAGGCGGCAGAAGGTGCAAAGTCGAATGGCCTCTCCTCTTCTg GATCAGGATCCATGAAGAAGAGAAAGCCTACTCGGCCAAACTTCGAG GCAGATGAGCCATCCTCAGCCGGAGCAGGTGGTCCTTTTAAGGCAGTTGTTCAGGAGCGATCCCCGTCGCAAAGCACTGATGTGCATGCTGGCAGGGAGGATCAACTAAAATATGTTGAACAAGACCCCGAATCTTATGCCCGTAAAAAGTGGCGCGTTGAGCAAAACGCTGGTATATCTCTAATAGAACTGCAGGATCGACCTCCTCAG GCTCAGGCACTCCAAAATATCTCAATACCCACAGGTCAGTCAAAGGAG GTATGTAATGAACTTGCTACTAGTCTTCAAGAGTACGGGTCACATGATGCTCAGGTTACAAGGCTTCTCATTGCTGAG agacagagacagctTACTCAATCTTACAAGGCTCGAATAAGACAGCTGAAAGATGATCTATCCTTGTCAagaaaagatgtaacaagtaTACAGTCAAACATGCCGGAGGCCTTGGTAGAAAAGAACTCTCAAATTGTGGCCCCAAAGAAGCAGCTGGCCCGATCTGCAAGTGGCCCAGCTTCATTGCAG GAGCACGGAATGGTACTGACAGATCAAAGCAATGTTGCTGATTGCTCCAATCAGTTATGTGATTTACCAGATGAGGTTCTTCTTCAGATCCTGTCGTTCCTCCCTCTGAAAGATGCGGTGAGAACTAGCGTGTTATCTAAAAGGTGGGAGCAGCTTTGGGCCTTTGTTCCGGATCTTCACTTCAAGAATTCTGACTTGTCTAAGAGGCCGCTCTTCTTGGACTTTGTGGGAAGAGCTTGTGCTCTTCGCGGCGAGTCTGCTGTGAGAGAAGTATCTCTCTCATGTGAGGTAGGAGGAGCTGTATACCGCATCAAGACATTGATTACATCTATCGTAACACGTAGTGTAGAGGATCTCTCTCTGTTCCTTCCTAGCCCTAAAAGGCCTTACCTGTTACCTTCCTCCATATTTATGTGTGCAACCTTGGAAAGGCTTCTGGTGCAATCACACTGCTTCATCAAACTCCATTCTTCGATATGTCTTTCGAAACTCAAGGTGTTGATTCTTTCGGAGGTCATATTTGAGGATAGTGACTCAGTGGAGAAGTTGTTTTCCCTTCCGTTACTTGAAAAGTTAGTTGTCGGTAATTGTTATTGGAGGAAACTCAAAAGCATTCGCATTTCTGCCCCGAAGCTTCAACATTTATGTATCAACATATTGCCGCGCGGATCATTTGGCCGCCTAGTACAGATCAATGGAGCTTGTCTCAAGTCCTTTCACTATCATGGTGGGCCCATTGACGAGTATTGCATATCTGGAGACACCAGACAGCTAGTTAAGGCTAAGCTCCTGCTTTATCCAGGCCGTGGGAGTAGAGAAGTAGCCCAGGGTTACAAGCTCCTCTCAGTCTTCTCCAATGTGAAGGAGTTAGCTCTGTCTGACACAGTTGTACAG GACCTTCCCACAGGGTATGAGCTTCCTCTGTTCAGTAATATGATCAAGTTAAAATTGGGTGGGATAAATTCTTCGACAATCAATGGCGTTTGGGCATTAGTGAGAAGATCTCCTCGTCTTCAGAGTCTCTACTTTAGACAG GGAGTCAACTACTATCCGGAAATTGGAAGAGATGAGTTGCTGCACCCATTGCCTTCGTGTTTCTTCACGGAGCTCAAAAAGATATCTCTCGTGATTTTCCATGGAAGATATGGTCGAAAGCAGCTATTCATGGTAGGGATCTTTCTTGAGAAGGCATTGGCTCTGAGAGAAATGGTTATCCACGTAGCGGAGTACTGTATAGGCAAGGAGAATCTGCTGAAGGATTTAAATAACATTTCCAAAGGGTCAAAGAAATGTCGAATCTCATTGCAACAACTAGTGGTTTAG